A single region of the Ziziphus jujuba cultivar Dongzao chromosome 10, ASM3175591v1 genome encodes:
- the LOC107411123 gene encoding uncharacterized protein LOC107411123, with protein sequence MASIFEHSSPARALWRTCLASAFRSALACTLVGFTTLYGPASLRRQVAFPAFSYVTVILVITDATLGDTLRGCWLALYATVQSLGPAMLSLWLIGPARLSSSTTATAVALGSFVVAMPERTHLVAKRIALGQIVVVYVLAFINGVHTDAVMHTLHVAASTAVGILACVLALLVPIPRLASQEVKHNCELLVENDSERLKLLVKAFCAEDNTSARASIYQAKLVASSGNKFLQGVKKYQESMQWERLPLKFLKQSRYTNSKNRMQDVEIPLRGMEMALNNNHTFPVTMIDEELKDGLVRLEKNMNVGTIFPCDSSTTVPESLAEDMKFPQTLKTRPLTHRDLPPFFFLFCTKVLQSKLLSTKASCTSVQDNLIPNNGKLIDFSKHNSTSKSSIWSALGLKVKSQRLMPAFKCSLSVGFAVLFGSLYSRENGYWAGLPVAISLAASREATFRVANVKAHGTVLGTVYGVLGCFVFERFFPIRFLSLLPWFVFTSFLQRSRLYGQAGAISAVIGAILILGRKNFGPPSEFAIVRIVETFIGLSCSIVVDLALQPTRSSTLAKIQLSKCLETLQDCIDSVSLQASKDCLGEKQKKLRECVNELSKFIGEAEVEPNFWFLPFNSACYGKLFKSLSKIVDLLLFSGYAVELLQEDSQASRKKIAHLVDADLEHFKEVVSPSIKCFREVVAIKSVSFLEKELGKRKISYDVELGKSSKTNGLANKEGIDKVVNSFLENSQGVVDKIHGVEDEEELKSQMVLSLSALGFCMSSLITETREIEEGIKELVQWENPSVQVNLYEISSMIHALHNN encoded by the exons ATGGCCTCCATCTTCGAGCACTCCAGCCCAGCCAGAGCGCTGTGGCGGACCTGCCTGGCCTCGGCCTTCCGTTCCGCCCTCGCCTGCACCTTAGTGGGCTTTACCACCCTTTATGGGCCGGCCTCTCTCCGACGACAAGTGGCTTTCCCAGCATTTTCCTACGTCACCGTCATTCTCGTCATCACTGATGCGACGCTCGGCGACACATTGCGGGGCTGCTGGCTTGCGCTTTACGCCACAGTCCAGAGCCTCGGCCCCGCCATGTTGAGCCTTTGGTTGATCGGACCGGCTCGGTTGTCCAGCAGCACCACAGCTACTGCGGTGGCGCTGGGTTCATTTGTGGTGGCGATGCCGGAGAGAACGCACTTGGTTGCTAAACGAATAGCTTTGGGACAGATTGTAGTAGTGTATGTGCTAGCATTTATCAATGGCGTCCACACTGATGCTGTGATGCACACTTTACATGTTGCTGCCAGTACGGCCGTTGGGATATTGGCTTGTGTCTTGGCCTTGCTGGTTCCAATCCCTCGACTGGCCTCTCAGGag GTGAAACACAACTGCGAGCTCCTCGTAGAGAACGATTCAGAGAGGCTAAAGCTCCTTGTGAAGGCATTTTGTGCAGAGGACAACACATCCGCACGTGCATCCATCTATCAAGCAAAGTTAGTGGCTTCTTCCGGAAACAAATTTCTGCAAGGTGTCAAAAAGTACCAA GAAAGCATGCAGTGGGAGAGACTTCCATTGAAGTTTCTGAAGCAGTCCCGGTACACGAACTCGAAAAACAGAATGCAAGATGTAGAAATACCTCTAAGGGGTATGGAGATGGCTTTGAACAATAACCACACATTTCCGGTTACAATGATAGATGAGGAGCTCAAAGATGGACTAGTAAGGCTAGAGAAGAACATGAACGTGGGCACAATCTTTCCCTGTGATTCATCGACTACGGTTCCTGAATCATTGGCTGAAGATATGAAATTCCCTCAAACACTTAAAACTAGGCCACTAACTCATCGGGATTTACCtccatttttcttccttttctgtACCAAAGTCTTGCAAAGTAAATTACTATCCACCAAAGCATCTTGTACTAGTGTACAGGATAATTTGATCCCCAATAATGGAAAACTAATTGATTTTTCTAAGCACAATAGCActtccaaatcatcaatatgGTCTGCTTTGGGCTTGAAAGTGAAAAGCCAAAGGCTTATGCCGGCGTTCAAATGCTCTCTTTCTGTTGGGTTTGCAGTGCTATTTGGGTCATTATACAGCAGAGAAAATGGTTATTGGGCAGGACTACCTGTTGCTATAAGCCTTGCAGCATCAAGAGAAGCAACATTCAGAGTAGCAAATGTTAAAGCACATGGAACGGTCTTAGGAACCGTTTATGGAGTTCTAGGTTGTTTCGTTTTTGAAAGGTTTTTTCCTATAAGATTCCTATCTCTTCTTCCTTGGTTCGTCTTCACGAGTTTTCTTCAGCGTAGCCGGTTGTATGGTCAGGCTGGTGCTATCTCTGCTGTCATTGGAGCTATATTGATCTTGGGGAGAAAGAACTTTGGCCCTCCAAGTGAATTCGCCATAGTTCGAATTGTCGAAACCTTTATTGGATTATCTTGTTCAATTGTGGTGGATCTTGCTCTTCAGCCTACAAGATCTTCTACTCTTGCAAAGATTCAACTCTCTAAATGCCTTGAGACATTGCAGGATTGCATTGACTCGGTGAGTCTTCAGGCTAGCAAAGATTGCTTGGGAGAGAAGCAGAAAAAGCTGCGAGAGTGTGTTAATGAGCTCAGCAAGTTCATTGGAGAAGCTGAGGTGGAACCCAACTTTTGGTTTTTGCCTTTTAATAGTGCTTGCTATGGTAAGCTCTTCAAGTCATTGTCAAAGATAGTGGATCTACTGCTTTTTAGTGGTTATGCTGTGGAGCTTCTTCAAGAGGACTCGCAAGCTTCTCGGAAGAAAATTGCGCATTTAGTGGATGCTGATCTTGAACATTTCAAGGAAGTGGTTAGTCCTTCAATAAAGTGTTTTCGAGAGGTTGTTGCAATAAAATCAGTGAGTTTTCTTGAGAAGGAGCttggaaagagaaaaatatccTACGATGTTGAATTGGGAAAATCAAGTAAGACAAATGGTTTGGCTAATAAGGAAGGGATTGACAAGGTTGTGAATTCTTTTCTTGAGAATTCACAAGGAGTTGTCGATAAAATCCATGGTGTTGAGGATGAAGAGGAGCTTAAAAGCCAGATGGTTTTAAGCTTAAGTGCTCTTGGATTTTGCATGAGTAGTTTAATAACAGAAACAAGAGAGATTGAAGAGGGTATCAAAGAACTTGTTCAGTGGGAAAATCCTTCAGTTCAGGTTAATTTGTATGAAATCTCATCTATGATACATGCCTTGCACAATAACTAA
- the LOC107411128 gene encoding UDP-glucuronic acid decarboxylase 6 isoform X1, whose protein sequence is MAKNASNGTTTKPPPLPSPLRNSKFFQSNMRILVTGGAGFIGSHLVDKLMENEKNEVIVVDNYFTGSKDNLKRWIGHPRFELIRHDVTETLLVEVDQIYHLACPASPIFYKHNPVKTIKTNVIGTLNMLGLAKRVGARILLTSTSEVYGDPLVHPQPESYWGNVNPIGVRSCYDEGKRVAETLMFDYHRQHGIEIRIARIFNTYGPRMNIDDGRVVSNFIAQALRDEPLTVQVPGTQTRSFCYVSDMVDGLIRLMEGEHTGPINIGNPGEFTMLELAETVKELINPAVEIKMVENTPDDPRQRKPDITNAKQLLGWEPKIKLREGLPLMEEDFRLRLGVAKKK, encoded by the exons ATGGCAAAGAATGCATCTAACGGAACCACAACAAAGCCACCACCACTGCCATCTCCTTTGCGTAATTCCAAATTTTTTCAG TCCAACATGAGGATTTTGGTTACTGGAGGAGCTGGATTCATTGGCTCTCACCTAGTGGACAAATtgatggaaaatgaaaaaaatgag GTGATTGTTGTTGACAACTACTTCACCGGCTCAAAGGACAATCTTAAAAGATGGATTGGTCACCCCAGATTTGAGCTTATTCGCCATG atgttACTGAGACACTGTTAGTTGAGGTTGATCAGATCTACCATCTTGCATGCCCAGCTTCTCCAATTTTCTACAAACACAATCCCGTAAAG ACAATAAAGACAAATGTGATTGGCACATTGAACATGCTTGGGCTTGCTAAGCGAGTTGGAGCAAG AATTTTACTTACATCAACTTCAGAGGTATATGGTGATCCTCTTGTCCATCCACAGCCTGAAAGCTATTGGGGTAATGTCAACCCAATAG GAGTTAGGAGCTGCTACGATGAGGGAAAGCGTGTGGCTGAGACCTTGATGTTTGACTATCATAGGCAGCATGGAATAG AAATACGCATTGCCAGAATCTTCAATACATATGGACCTCGCATGAATATTGATGATGGGCGTGTAGTCAGCAACTTTATAGCTCAAGCACTCCG TGATGAACCTTTGACTGTCCAAGTTCCTGGAACTCAGACTCGCAGCTTCTGTTATGTTTCTGACATG GTTGATGGCCTCATTCGTCTCATGGAAGGAGAACACACCGGACCCATCAACATTGGAAACCCAG GTGAATTTACAATGCTTGAACTTGCAGAGACAGTGAAGGAG CTTATTAATCCTGCTGTAGAGATAAAGATGGTTGAGAACACACCTGATGATCCACGACAAAGGAAACCTGACATAACCAATGCAAAACAACTGCTGGGTTGGGAGCCCAAAATCAAGTTGCGTGAAGGCCTTCCCCTCATGGAGGAGGATTTCCGTCTCAGGCTTGGAGTTGCTAAAAAGAAATGA
- the LOC107411128 gene encoding UDP-glucuronic acid decarboxylase 5 isoform X2, producing MRILVTGGAGFIGSHLVDKLMENEKNEVIVVDNYFTGSKDNLKRWIGHPRFELIRHDVTETLLVEVDQIYHLACPASPIFYKHNPVKTIKTNVIGTLNMLGLAKRVGARILLTSTSEVYGDPLVHPQPESYWGNVNPIGVRSCYDEGKRVAETLMFDYHRQHGIEIRIARIFNTYGPRMNIDDGRVVSNFIAQALRDEPLTVQVPGTQTRSFCYVSDMVDGLIRLMEGEHTGPINIGNPGEFTMLELAETVKELINPAVEIKMVENTPDDPRQRKPDITNAKQLLGWEPKIKLREGLPLMEEDFRLRLGVAKKK from the exons ATGAGGATTTTGGTTACTGGAGGAGCTGGATTCATTGGCTCTCACCTAGTGGACAAATtgatggaaaatgaaaaaaatgag GTGATTGTTGTTGACAACTACTTCACCGGCTCAAAGGACAATCTTAAAAGATGGATTGGTCACCCCAGATTTGAGCTTATTCGCCATG atgttACTGAGACACTGTTAGTTGAGGTTGATCAGATCTACCATCTTGCATGCCCAGCTTCTCCAATTTTCTACAAACACAATCCCGTAAAG ACAATAAAGACAAATGTGATTGGCACATTGAACATGCTTGGGCTTGCTAAGCGAGTTGGAGCAAG AATTTTACTTACATCAACTTCAGAGGTATATGGTGATCCTCTTGTCCATCCACAGCCTGAAAGCTATTGGGGTAATGTCAACCCAATAG GAGTTAGGAGCTGCTACGATGAGGGAAAGCGTGTGGCTGAGACCTTGATGTTTGACTATCATAGGCAGCATGGAATAG AAATACGCATTGCCAGAATCTTCAATACATATGGACCTCGCATGAATATTGATGATGGGCGTGTAGTCAGCAACTTTATAGCTCAAGCACTCCG TGATGAACCTTTGACTGTCCAAGTTCCTGGAACTCAGACTCGCAGCTTCTGTTATGTTTCTGACATG GTTGATGGCCTCATTCGTCTCATGGAAGGAGAACACACCGGACCCATCAACATTGGAAACCCAG GTGAATTTACAATGCTTGAACTTGCAGAGACAGTGAAGGAG CTTATTAATCCTGCTGTAGAGATAAAGATGGTTGAGAACACACCTGATGATCCACGACAAAGGAAACCTGACATAACCAATGCAAAACAACTGCTGGGTTGGGAGCCCAAAATCAAGTTGCGTGAAGGCCTTCCCCTCATGGAGGAGGATTTCCGTCTCAGGCTTGGAGTTGCTAAAAAGAAATGA
- the LOC107411130 gene encoding histone H4 has translation MSGRGKGGKGLGKGGAKRHRKVLRDNIQGITKPAIRRLARRGGVKRISGLIYEETRGVLKIFLENVIRDAVTYTEHARRKTVTAMDVVYALKRQGRTLYGFGG, from the coding sequence ATGTCAGGCCGTGGAAAGGGAGGCAAGGGTTTGGGCAAAGGAGGAGCCAAGCGTCATAGGAAGGTTCTCAGGGACAACATCCAGGGTATCACCAAGCCTGCGATTCGCCGTCTGGCACGTAGAGGCGGTGTGAAGCGTATCAGTGGTCTGATCTACGAGGAGACCAGAGGAGTCCTCAAGATCTTCCTGGAAAATGTGATCCGTGACGCCGTGACTTACACTGAGCACGCTAGGAGGAAGACGGTCACCGCCATGGATGTTGTTTATGCCTTGAAAAGGCAAGGAAGGACTCTTTATGGTTTTGgtggttga
- the LOC107411124 gene encoding ACT domain-containing protein ACR9 produces MGLLSDDVVLIHKGKKPGEPCVITVNCPDKTGLGCDISRIILDFGLYINKGDVSTDGIWCYIVLWVIPYSSSLIVKWSNLKNRLASICPSCSVSFFLNEQPSCSSSSPVYLLKFFCLDRRGLLHDVTQILSELELSIQRVKVTTTPDGRVLDLFFVTDNMELLHTKERQRDTLAQLHAVLGESCITCELDLAGPEYECNQGMTSLSPTVAEELFRCEFSDNQSHSQALSPDMTKLKKANVMVDNSLSPAHTLLQIHCADHKGLLYDIMRTLKDCNIQIAYGRFSENKQGYRDLDLFIQQKDGKKIVDPEKLGALCSRLKVEMLHPLRVIIANRGPDPELLVANPVELSGNGRPLVFYDVTLALKTLGICIFSAEIGRHLASDRGWEVYRFLLDEKSNAVARTQIVNRVRRILMGW; encoded by the exons ATGGGACTGCTGAGCGATGACGTCGTTTTGATCCATAAAGGAAAGAAGCCAGGAGAGCCTTGTGTTATCACCGTCAATTGCCCCGATAAGACCGGCCTTGGATGCGATATTTCTAGAATAATCCTTGATTTCGGCCTTTATATTAATAAAGGAG ATGTTTCGACCGATGGGATATGGTGTTACATAGTTTTATGGGTGATACCTTATTCCAGCTCACTTATAGTGAAATGGTCAAATTTGAAGAACCGGCTTGCATCGATATGCCCATCATGTTCGGTGTCTTTTTTTCTCAATGAGCAGCCTTCATGCTCCTCATCATCTCCAGTTTATCTGTTGAAGTTCTTTTGCCTTGACCGAAGAGGATTATTACATG ATGTAACGCAAATTCTTAGTGAGCTTGAGCTTAGCATCCAGAGGGTGAAAGTGACAACAACTCCAGATGGCAGAGTCTTGGACCTCTTCTTTGTAACAGATAACAT GGAGCTTCTACATACTAAAGAACGACAACGTGACACTTTGGCACAATTGCATGCTGTATTAGGTGAATCATGTATTACATGTGAACTTGATCTGGCAGGTCCTGAGTATGAATGTAATCAGGGGATGACGTCACTTTCTCCTACAGTTGCTGAAGAACTATTTAGATGTGAATTTTCAGATAACCAAAGCCACTCTCAAGCTCTTAGTCCGGACATGACTAAATTGAAGAAAGCCAATGTAATGGTAGACAATTCATTAAGCCCAGCTCATACATTACTTCAAATTCATTGTGCTGATCACAAAGGACTCCTATATGATATTATGCGAACTCTAAAAGACTGCAATATCCAG ATAGCATATGGTCGGTTCTCAGAGAATAAACAAGGCTATCGTGATTTAGACCTATTTATTCAGCAAAAGGATGGGAAAAAGATAGTGGATCCTGAAAAGCTGGGTGCATTGTGTTCTCGGTTAAAGGTGGAAATGCTTCATCCATTGCGTGTTATCATTGCAAACAGAGGGCCAGATCCTGAGCTGTTGGTTGCCAATCCAGTTGAGCTATCTGGAAATGGAAGACCACTTGTTTTCTATGATGTCACACTTGCTCTAAAAACTCTTGGCATCTGCATTTTCTCG GCTGAAATTGGGAGGCATTTAGCATCAGATCGTGGATGGGAGGTCTACAGATTTCTATTGGATGAGAAATCGAATGCGGTGGCTAGAACTCAGATTGTAAATAGAGTTAGAAGAATATTGATGGGCTGGTGA